Proteins encoded in a region of the Flavobacteriaceae bacterium HL-DH10 genome:
- a CDS encoding PLD nuclease N-terminal domain-containing protein, whose amino-acid sequence MDSKITEDFSLGLFIWQALLLVSIGLWIYCLIDVLKNKFEKNDKIIWVLVVILLPILGSILYLFIGKSKKLKLN is encoded by the coding sequence ATGGATAGCAAAATTACGGAAGACTTCTCTTTAGGGCTTTTTATTTGGCAAGCTTTACTTCTTGTTTCAATTGGACTTTGGATTTATTGCTTAATTGACGTTTTAAAAAATAAGTTCGAGAAAAATGATAAGATTATTTGGGTTTTAGTAGTCATACTTCTTCCGATTTTAGGTTCAATCTTGTATTTATTTATCGGAAAGAGCAAAAAATTAAAATTAAACTGA